TTGAATAATTAGATCCCCATTAATGTACGCTAAAAAATGGAACATTTTTATGTTATTCCAATCAGGTAACGTTAAGCTTGGATCAGGCATTGGGTTCTGATGCCAAGCTGCCTATAAATACAGGAGGGTTAACCTCGTTGTGATCACCCAATCATCGTTCTTTCCTGATCCATCAACCCAGAAGGCAACCTAGCTAGACTAGCTCTCTGAGTTAGAAACTCCGGCGGCCGGCGACCACCGTGCAAAGATATTCCACGGCTAGCTAGCTCGTGGGTCCCCTCATCCTGGTAAGCAACTAAACATATATtctctccgttcacaaatataggaTGTTTTGGGTATTTCAATATAGACTATAtacgaaatgagtgaacaaagacagtaAAATGCGTCCATATACATTTGAATCAGaaaaaaaaacatcttatatttgtgaacggacggAGTATACAAGAAAATTACTGTAGCTTTTTTAAGCTAGCATTTAGGGGTCACTTGTGCTCGTCCTGAATCCTCTCATCACATGCTTGTGATTTTTTTATATTCTAGATCCAGTTTGTGATTTTGTTTTAGAGAACAAACAATTAAACATTGTTACCCGCAAAAAAAATTAACCATGGTTTAATTTTTATCCTATGTACGTATAACTGAAGCGAGCAAACATCATCATCTGGTGATCAACATCCGATTAAAACATGGAGTTCGAAATTTTAAACTAAGATCATGCATGTGAACTCAGGCTGGTTAATTTTAGATCTGCTCATCTACATGTTATCATATGATAGAATGGTATTCGCGAAGTGCTGAAAAAATTATGTTTTTTGTTGTAGATCTAGATCTACTGGCTTGCTACTAACAAACCTTTTTTGTTCATGATTATTTAGTGTAGAACAAGTTGAGAAATAAGGATGTACGGTCATCTATTATTTGATGATTAGTTATATTAGtcacatttttaaaaaaaaatgtcTCATTGTGATGGTGTATTCAAAATTATCATGGCACAATTTGTACTACTTCGTGTTAGACCTTATTAGAACTCATATATTTGGTGAATTCGGACTTGAATATGTATATATTCAACTTATGTACAGTTGGATGGGTGTCGTAGGTACTACAAACCATTACACATTGTGTATGTGATGGTGCGGCATCCCACACATCTTGCCAAGCTTGCTCCATCGTAGACGATATATTAGTCATTCCTTTTATCTTAGCAATGTTCTTGGAGTTGTTTAGCGCATGGTTTACTTGCACATCAAATTACTTTGTGCTTCTGTTCACCTATATTAATCTAATTTATTGTTTGTGTATGCCAATTTACAAGGTTGTACATATGTACATATGTATTTCCCCTATATGTATAGAGAGAAGTCTGTCACTGTAAATTGCCAACCTTGCGTGATTAGACTTGCCATCGAAAAACGTCGGGACTGGAGAGCCACGCACCTGATTGCGTGGCACTTATCATTTTGTTAAATTAACTATGCATGCACGTTCTTCTCTAAGTGAATAACAGTAACCATGGGTTGCCTCGTATTGTTCCATGAGCAGCTGCTGATCAATGGAGTGCAAGGGCGCGAATACCCAGTCCCCCAAGCCCAAGGTTGTTTTCGTGCTTGGAGCCACGGCCACCGGAAAGTCCAAGCTCGCCATCTCCCTCGCCAAGCGCTTCGgcggcgaggtcatcaactccgacAAGATCCAGGTGTACGACGGCGTGCCCATACTCACCAACAAGGTCACCGAGGAGGAGAGCGCCGGCGTGCCGCACCACCTCCTCGGCGGCGTGCACCCCGACGCCGACTTCACCGCCGAGGACTTCCGCCGCGAGGCCGAGGCCGCCATCTCGCGCGTCCTCTCCACGGGCCGCCTCCCCGTCGTCGCCGGCGGCTCCAACACCTACATCGAGGCGCTGGTGGAGGCCGACGGCGCCGCGTTCCGCGGCGCCCACGACTGCCTCTTCCTCTGGCTCGACGCCGCGCCGGGGATGATGGAGTGGTACACCGGCCTGCGCGTCGACGACATGCTGCGGCGCGGCCTGGTGGACGAGACGCGCGCCGCCTTCGAGGAGGGCGCCGACTACACCCGCGGCGTGCGTCGCGCCATCGGCCTCCCCGAGATGCACGACTACCTGCGCGCGGAGCGGGAGGGCGCCGTCGGCGAGGCCGAGATGGCGGCCATGCTCGAGCGCGCCGTCCGCGAGATCAAGGCCAACACGTTCGGCCTCGTCCTCCAGCAGGCGGCCAAGATCCGCCGCCTCAGCACGCTCGAAGGCTGGGACGTCCGCCGCGTCGACGCCACCGCCGTCTTTGCGTCCATGGCCGAGGGCTTGGGCGGCCACAAGGAGGTCTGGGAGTCGGCCGTGTGGGAACCGTGCCAAGAGATGGTGCGCCTTTTCCTCGACGTGGGAACCCCTACTTTCCATTCTGCATCTGCCACCCTGCCAACTGATCTGGAGGTGGATGAGGCCATGGCTGGGCTTCCCCTCCATGGTGTCCCTGTTATCCCCGCTCCTGCAGTCGGCGACGATCATGGCAGTGTCGTCCTGCTGACCCCGCCAGCACTGCAGGGGCTTGTGAATGGAGGATCCTTAAACAACGGTGCTGCCGCCGTTGTACTCAATGGCACCGACGTCGTCGTGGACAAGGAACCTGCCTGTGGTGCCGGCCACAGTGACGAGCATCATGGAAGCTATGCCGGTATTGCTGAGGCTGCTCCGGCTTAATTGCCGGCTTTGGCACATTCCATGGTGCTTGGACTACTCCGCTCGTGCTTTAGACGTACTCCACACTGTTGCATGCAAGCATGGAagatagtgatacaagtctcgTGAGCTTATTAAGCTATTTTTACTGTTTAATTTAAGGTTTATCTCTTATATATTTTCCGAATAATTATGAAACATCCCATGACTATGATGATTGTTGAATTTAAAGACATTTGTATTGTTATTATTATATATATGTTCAATTTAGTTATTTGTAATTCGCcagaaactatatttgggcaccgttGATCTATACTTTGAGTGCGCCTTTTTCTTCTGGTTTGTTCTCTGTGCTTTTTTGGGTTTGATTTTAATTGGTTTTATCGACTGGCCCCGGTTTTGACAATTTCGATTGCTTATTGGGTGCGGGCCCGTTATCCGTGCAACCCAGCCTTCCTCTTTGTCTTTTTTAAAAGTTTTTATGCGTTTTAgcatatttttccttttctttatcagtcggttttattttttcttttgtggGCATTTTTAGTATATTGTCTAAGTTAACTTTACACACAAATACTATGTAATATGTGTCAGAATGTTACTGTATATGTGGATTGCACTAGCCTTTTTCATCAGTTCGGAcatttggttgcgttggctagtgcgcgaagcttaacatggtatcagaggTAAAGTCTTGAGTTCAAGTCTTGGCTTTCACAATTTATTAAAAAAAATGCTGGTAGCCCCCACTTGCATCCACGTAGAGGCCTCTTGAGTCATACGTGAGTTTCGCGCGTCGTCGCTTTCTTCCGGTTGCACGTGTTGACTTGTCTCTCCCATCACACGTGACAGAGGGTGTTACAGTACATGTGGATTGCACTAGCcttttccatcagttcggacttttggttgcgttggctagtgcatgaagcttaacacaaAATTGCACTATTATATGGTTATTTTTTGTATATTTTAAAAAATACAATTACTGTGCAAATTGTTTGCAAGTTTCAACTTTTTGCACTTCATTTCTTCTTAAAAGGAAATACCAGTACCACTAACTAATTCAACTTTAGAAaactttattatttatttatttttagtttaatTCATTTTCATTATTCTTCAAGGGTAATACCAATAACACTAATTCATTCATTCTTATGAATATTTTTTTCTGTGAAAATACCACTTttatatttttattatttaataTTTTAAAAAGTGCAAATTTTTGTGTATTTTGTGCAAATTTTATCATTGTTTTTTTAATAAATATTTTTCTTCTTAAAGCATAATACCAATGCCACTgattcattctttcttagaaatCTTCATTATTTTGAGTTTGCTTTAGTTTTCATTTCATTTTCTTTCTCCTTTAAGAGTAACAAAACCGCCACAAATTCATTGCTTATTAGGAAACCTTATTCGCAAAAAATTCACTATTTTAGATTATAATTTTCTTTCCATTGTATCTCTTCTTAAAGGGTATACCAATGCCATATGGTTCATTCTTCCTTAGGAAACTTTAATATTTTGGTTTCTTtaactttttattttattttattcttgAAGTGTGATATCAATGGAGTGTTTATTTAGtttatattttattttgtttcttcttAAATGGTAATGTAAATGCCACTATTTTATTACTCCTTAGGAAACTTCTATTTTGTAAAAATATATTATATGCTTATACTTGCATATTATAAAATGCATAATTCATGTGCAAATTGGGTGCAGATTTTATCattagttatttatttatttttcttcttaaagggtagtaTTGAaggatatgacctagaggcaataataaagttgttgtttatatttccttatatcatgataaatgtttattatttatgctagaattgtattaaccggaaacttagtacatgtgtgaatacatagacaaaaaaagtgtcactagtttgcctctacttgactagctcgttgaatcaatgatggctatgtttcctaaccatcgacatgagttgtcatttgattaacgggatcacatcattagagaatgatgtgattgacttggcccatccgttagcttagacgatgatcgtttagtttgttgctattgctttctccataacttatacatgttcctatgactatgagatcatgcaactcccaaataccggaggaacactttgtgt
The sequence above is a segment of the Triticum dicoccoides isolate Atlit2015 ecotype Zavitan chromosome 1A, WEW_v2.0, whole genome shotgun sequence genome. Coding sequences within it:
- the LOC119360800 gene encoding adenylate isopentenyltransferase 5, chloroplastic-like, which encodes MECKGANTQSPKPKVVFVLGATATGKSKLAISLAKRFGGEVINSDKIQVYDGVPILTNKVTEEESAGVPHHLLGGVHPDADFTAEDFRREAEAAISRVLSTGRLPVVAGGSNTYIEALVEADGAAFRGAHDCLFLWLDAAPGMMEWYTGLRVDDMLRRGLVDETRAAFEEGADYTRGVRRAIGLPEMHDYLRAEREGAVGEAEMAAMLERAVREIKANTFGLVLQQAAKIRRLSTLEGWDVRRVDATAVFASMAEGLGGHKEVWESAVWEPCQEMVRLFLDVGTPTFHSASATLPTDLEVDEAMAGLPLHGVPVIPAPAVGDDHGSVVLLTPPALQGLVNGGSLNNGAAAVVLNGTDVVVDKEPACGAGHSDEHHGSYAGIAEAAPA